Proteins co-encoded in one Anguilla anguilla isolate fAngAng1 chromosome 16, fAngAng1.pri, whole genome shotgun sequence genomic window:
- the LOC118215387 gene encoding cell surface hyaluronidase-like isoform X1, whose product MPFPHTMSWNSNLEAAPPGRLQRSRCILGAEQVSVGLPRSRPHMVLLLFLLVWPLSHARIPTGRCHHKNRRLQSWNPGHDEDRTVVIGSGTFLRLDSSATVNSVVIEGGGVLVFNDNSTHRIVLRTRHILIRDNGELHIGSETCPYRGTATIVLYGKSTDQSEVHNFGSKFIGVDEAGTLEMHGRKPVSWTLLARTLNPMGLQFGPYKFERFWGSRGINVRVVDDGTGQILAADRFDTHMFPNDSLRLKEFLDQQPTGVIIAMAVGDSAAKSLSAETREFIIEVLGSKFIKHLGYRQPWALVGILRAGPFSTTERKRPYAWSGTTGTAIARRQFYTYSGVRFTVTAYSEWVKGSPHIGFKVEAMKGLVIDLADDVSSWRPGDRLVVASTDYSMHQAEEFKLLPCPECKRTQVKIDGKPHYLHMGEVVDGVDMRAEVGLLTRNIRVQSEMESACYGYNHCHLFKQDTFGGHIKIQKGFHSFHMSGVELIGLGQQNRGSYPVHFHLAGDVDERGGYDPPTYLDNLSVHHCFSRCVTVHNTHGLLVKDVVGYDTLGHCFFLEDGVEQRNTFYHNLGLLTRPGTILPTDRDETMCLNIRAAVYGDYTPSPSTDCMAVSTFWIANPNNNLIGNAAAGSQDVGMWFIFHRVPTGLSEGWYPEGQAELTPLGIFRSNRVHSNFKAGLFIGKGVKTTHASANNPREYLTIDNARYRPHLDADPTKPRAAALIDGLIAFKNNDHGAWARGGDVIFKNCGFADNGIGLTLASDGTFPTDEGSSLEVMDSIFVGESSNVGSHGGQNRYWGKGTNNIYRTLPRNKTFPIRGFQVYDGPVRLTRCTFKKFSPTVDRFSSAVGFSMKNAWQGSPQNNISAIKMERTVGLNVFFGQPGPWFGANDMDGDKTSIFHDLDGSLTGYPDSYVARADNYLIRHPGCLTVPRWNGVICHGQYAQLYIQARRPENLTLVMMRERYPNHPLTLQGVNRGAPYQQYQPVVMLQQAYSIFWHSGVPEEIILYPINFNRKDWILLALCFPRGTAFKVVSDIYQRESGRVQGVAQYDPAPSLRSLQEARNRNLYHYSNRTGYLFLYLQAAHQRQGHSYCSEHGCERVKIQAIIPSSAPRACHPHPFSKKKSSTDPPRRLWASERVTTPCPLCGAPQVAVSTDPLQQYVKIQVLSLSSASVQQGLKSAFIKVNEEVFLFGMKGLFFVVVDACTGQVQDKRHFETASVTHGNTAVESYIISAVNERSIVLVCSRDISDLSRDSRISAFTKLGSAKPVSLFRKGSLAFLGYRGQPSPPWVRTISRGWGEEWATLQHYVPLALRTYGCLGREREPHGANAILGGPH is encoded by the exons GCAGGTGTCATCACAAGAACCGCCGTCTACAAAGCTGGAACCCAGGGCATGACGAAGACCGGACCGTGGTGATAGGGTCTGGAACGTTTCTCAGATTGGATTCTTCTGCTACTGTCAACTCTGTTGTCATAGAGGGAGGAG gagtATTGGTCTTTAATGACAACTCGACACACAGAATTGTGCTGAGAACAAGGCACATTCTGATTCGAGACAATGGGGAGTTGCACATTGGCTCTGAGACGTGCCCCTACAGAGGCACTGCTACCATTGTTCTCTATGGGAAGTCCACAGACCAGAGTGAGGTTCATAACTTTGGGAGCAAGTTCATCGGTGTGGACGAAGCCGGCACGCTGGAAATGCACGGCCGAAAGCCAGTCTCATGGACTCTACTGGCAAGAACCCTGAACCCCATGGGTTTGCAATTTGGACCATACAAATTTGAGAGGTTCTGGGGCAGCAGGGGCATCAACGTAAGGGTTGTGGATGACGGAACGGGTCAGATTCTGGCCGCAGACCGCTTTGACACGCACATGTTCCCGAATGACAGCCTGAGACTCAAAGAGTTCCTCGATCAGCAGCCAACTGGAGTGATCATTGCCATGGCGGTGGGGGACTCAGCAGCCAAGAGCTTATCTGCCGAGACCCGGGAGTTCATCATCGAGGTTTTGGGGAGCAAGTTTATTAAACACTTGGGGTACAG GCAGCCCTGGGCACTGGTGGGCATTTTGCGGGCAGGCCCCTTCTCCACCACAGAAAGAAAGCGGCCCTATGCGTGGAGCGGAACCACAGGCACAGCCATTGCCAGGAGACAGTTCTACACCTACAGTGGGGTCCGCTTCACTGTCACCGCCTACAGTGAATGGGTAAAAG GGTCACCACATATTGGGTTTAAGGTGGAGGCCATGAAGGGGCTAGTGATAGACCTGGCGGACGATGTGTCCAGTTGGAGGCCTGGGGACCGGCTGGTTGTGGCAAGTACTGACTACTCCATGCACCAGGCTGAAGAGTTCAAGCTCCTCCCCTGTCCGGAGTGCAAGCGCACCCAGGTCAAAATCGATG GTAAGCCTCATTACCTCCACATGGGGGAGGTGGTGGATGGAGTGGACATGAGGGCAGAGGTGGGGTTGCTCACCAGGAACATTAGAGTCCAGAGTGAGATGGAGAGCGCTTGCTATGGATACAACCACTGCCACCTCTTCAAGCAGGACACCTTCGGAGGACACATTAAG ATCCAGAAAGGGTTTCACTCATTCCACATGTCCGGGGTTGAGCTGATCGGACTGGGCCAACAGAACCGGGGCAGCTACCCTGTGCACTTCCACCTGGCTGGGGACGTGGACGAAAGGGGAGGGTATGACCCCCCCACCTACCTGGACAACCTGTCTGTCCACCACTGCTTCTCCAGATGTGTCACTGTGCACAACACACATGGGCTGCTG GTGAAGGATGTAGTGGGGTACGACACCTTGGGCCACTGCTTCTTCCTGGAGGACGGTGTGGAGCAGAGGAACACCTTCTACCACAATCTTGGCCTCTTGACCCGTCCCGGCACCATCCTGCCTACTGACAGGGACGAGACCATGTGCCTGAACATACGTGCTGCTGTTTATGGAGATTACACTCCCAGCCCCAGCACCGACTGCAT GGCGGTCAGCACATTTTGGATTGCGAATCCCAATAATAACCTGATCGGCAATGCAGCTGCTGGCTCCCAG GATGTGGGAATGTGGTTTATTTTCCATCGTGTTCCTACGGGACTGTCCGAAGGCTGGTACCCAGAAGGCCAGGCAGAGCTGACGCCACTGGGAATATTTCGGAGCAACAGGGTGCACTCCAACTTTAAA GCTGGGCTCTTTATTGGAAAAGGAGTGAAGACCACACACGCCAGCGCTAACAATCCCAGAGAGTACCTGACGATTGACAATGCCAG GTACCGGCCCCACCTGGATGCAGATCCCACCAAGCCCCGGGCCGCTGCCCTCATTGACGGGCTAATAGCCTTTAAGAACAATGACCATGGAGCATGGGCCCGAGGAGGCGATGTCATCTTTAAGAACTGTGG GTTTGCAGACAACGGCATTGGACTCACGCTAGCGAG CGATGGAACTTTCCCCACTGATGAAGGTTCGAGCCTGGAGGTGATGGACTCTATATTTGTAGGGGAGAGCAGTAATGTGGGCAGCCATGGGGGCCAGAACAGATACTGGGGCAAAGGCACCAACAACATATACAGAACACTCCCCCGAAACAA GACTTTCCCGATTCGGGGGTTCCAGGTGTATGATGGTCCAGTGAGGCTTACCAGATGCACCTTTAAGAAGTTCTCCCCCACCGTGGACCGGTTCTCCAGTGCTGTTGGGTTCTCCATGAAGAATGCCTGGCAGGGAAGCCCCCAGAATAACATCTCTGCCATCAAGATGGAGAGAACT GTGGGTCTGAATGTATTCTTTGGGCAGCCAGGCCCATGGTTTGGGGCTAATGACATGGATGGGGACAAGACATCCATCTTCCACGACCTAGACGGCTCTCTTACTGGGTACCCAGACTCCTATGTGGCCCGAGCTGATAACTACCTGATCCGGCACCCTGGCTGCCTCACCGTGCCGCGGTGGAATGGCGTGATTTGCCACGGACAATATGCACAG CTCTACATCCAGGCCCGTCGCCCAGAGAACCTGACCCTTGTCATGATGCGGGAGAGGTACCCCAACCACCCCCTCACTCTGCAGGGGGTCAACCGTGGCGCCCCCTACCAGCAGTACCAGCCTGTGGTCATGCTCCAGCAGGCCTACTCCATCTTCTGGCACAGTGGAGTGCCTGAGGAGATCATCCTGTACCCCATAAACTTCAACAG GAAAGACTGGATCCTGTTGGCGCTCTGCTTCCCCAGAGGAACTGCTTTCAAAGTTGTGTCAGACATCtaccagagagagagcgggagggtgCAGGGCGTGGCACAATATgaccctgctccctccctcagaTCCCTACAGGAAGCACGCAACAGGAATCTCTATCACTACAGTAACAGGACAGG GTACCTCTTCCTTTACCTGCAGGCTGCCCATCAACGCCAGGGACACAGCTACTGCTCAGAGCACGGGTGCGAGAGGGTGAAGATTCAGGCCATCATCCCCTCCTCTGCCCCTAGGGCCtgtcacccccaccccttttccAAAAAGAAGAGCAGCACAGACCCCCCACGCCGGCTGTGGGCGTCAGAGCGTGTGACCACACCCTGCCCCCTGTGTGGGGCCCCGCAG GTGGCTGTGTCTACTGACCCTCTCCAACAGTATGTCAAGATCCAGGTTCTCTCCCTGAGTAGCGCAAGTGTTCAGCAGGGCCTGAAGTCTGCTTTCATTAAG GTAAACGAGGAGGTGTTCCTGTTTGGAATGAAGGGACTGTTTTTTGTGGTAGTGGATGCTTGCACGGGACAGGTGCAAGATAAGAGGCACTTTGAAACGGCGTCAGTCACCCACGGCAACACTGCAGTTGAATCCTACATCATCAGTGCTGTGAATGAGAG GTCCATAGTGCTGGTGTGCTCCAGAGACATCTCAGACCTGTCCAGGGATTCCAGGATCTCTGCCTTTACCAAACTGGGATCTGCAAAGCCCGTCAGCCTCTTCAGGAAAG GAAGTCTGGCTTTTCTGGGGTACAGGGGCCAGCCGTCTCCGCCCTGGGTGAGGACGATCAgccggggctggggggaggagtgggCCACCCTGCAGCATTACGTCCCGCTGGCTCTGCGGACTTATGGGTGCCTGGGGAGAGAGCGGGAACCCCACGGGGCCAACGCCATCCTGGGGGGTCCTCACTGA
- the LOC118215387 gene encoding cell surface hyaluronidase-like isoform X3: MGSPHIGFKVEAMKGLVIDLADDVSSWRPGDRLVVASTDYSMHQAEEFKLLPCPECKRTQVKIDGKPHYLHMGEVVDGVDMRAEVGLLTRNIRVQSEMESACYGYNHCHLFKQDTFGGHIKIQKGFHSFHMSGVELIGLGQQNRGSYPVHFHLAGDVDERGGYDPPTYLDNLSVHHCFSRCVTVHNTHGLLVKDVVGYDTLGHCFFLEDGVEQRNTFYHNLGLLTRPGTILPTDRDETMCLNIRAAVYGDYTPSPSTDCMAVSTFWIANPNNNLIGNAAAGSQDVGMWFIFHRVPTGLSEGWYPEGQAELTPLGIFRSNRVHSNFKAGLFIGKGVKTTHASANNPREYLTIDNARYRPHLDADPTKPRAAALIDGLIAFKNNDHGAWARGGDVIFKNCGFADNGIGLTLASDGTFPTDEGSSLEVMDSIFVGESSNVGSHGGQNRYWGKGTNNIYRTLPRNKTFPIRGFQVYDGPVRLTRCTFKKFSPTVDRFSSAVGFSMKNAWQGSPQNNISAIKMERTVGLNVFFGQPGPWFGANDMDGDKTSIFHDLDGSLTGYPDSYVARADNYLIRHPGCLTVPRWNGVICHGQYAQLYIQARRPENLTLVMMRERYPNHPLTLQGVNRGAPYQQYQPVVMLQQAYSIFWHSGVPEEIILYPINFNRKDWILLALCFPRGTAFKVVSDIYQRESGRVQGVAQYDPAPSLRSLQEARNRNLYHYSNRTGYLFLYLQAAHQRQGHSYCSEHGCERVKIQAIIPSSAPRACHPHPFSKKKSSTDPPRRLWASERVTTPCPLCGAPQVAVSTDPLQQYVKIQVLSLSSASVQQGLKSAFIKVNEEVFLFGMKGLFFVVVDACTGQVQDKRHFETASVTHGNTAVESYIISAVNERSIVLVCSRDISDLSRDSRISAFTKLGSAKPVSLFRKGSLAFLGYRGQPSPPWVRTISRGWGEEWATLQHYVPLALRTYGCLGREREPHGANAILGGPH; the protein is encoded by the exons ATGG GGTCACCACATATTGGGTTTAAGGTGGAGGCCATGAAGGGGCTAGTGATAGACCTGGCGGACGATGTGTCCAGTTGGAGGCCTGGGGACCGGCTGGTTGTGGCAAGTACTGACTACTCCATGCACCAGGCTGAAGAGTTCAAGCTCCTCCCCTGTCCGGAGTGCAAGCGCACCCAGGTCAAAATCGATG GTAAGCCTCATTACCTCCACATGGGGGAGGTGGTGGATGGAGTGGACATGAGGGCAGAGGTGGGGTTGCTCACCAGGAACATTAGAGTCCAGAGTGAGATGGAGAGCGCTTGCTATGGATACAACCACTGCCACCTCTTCAAGCAGGACACCTTCGGAGGACACATTAAG ATCCAGAAAGGGTTTCACTCATTCCACATGTCCGGGGTTGAGCTGATCGGACTGGGCCAACAGAACCGGGGCAGCTACCCTGTGCACTTCCACCTGGCTGGGGACGTGGACGAAAGGGGAGGGTATGACCCCCCCACCTACCTGGACAACCTGTCTGTCCACCACTGCTTCTCCAGATGTGTCACTGTGCACAACACACATGGGCTGCTG GTGAAGGATGTAGTGGGGTACGACACCTTGGGCCACTGCTTCTTCCTGGAGGACGGTGTGGAGCAGAGGAACACCTTCTACCACAATCTTGGCCTCTTGACCCGTCCCGGCACCATCCTGCCTACTGACAGGGACGAGACCATGTGCCTGAACATACGTGCTGCTGTTTATGGAGATTACACTCCCAGCCCCAGCACCGACTGCAT GGCGGTCAGCACATTTTGGATTGCGAATCCCAATAATAACCTGATCGGCAATGCAGCTGCTGGCTCCCAG GATGTGGGAATGTGGTTTATTTTCCATCGTGTTCCTACGGGACTGTCCGAAGGCTGGTACCCAGAAGGCCAGGCAGAGCTGACGCCACTGGGAATATTTCGGAGCAACAGGGTGCACTCCAACTTTAAA GCTGGGCTCTTTATTGGAAAAGGAGTGAAGACCACACACGCCAGCGCTAACAATCCCAGAGAGTACCTGACGATTGACAATGCCAG GTACCGGCCCCACCTGGATGCAGATCCCACCAAGCCCCGGGCCGCTGCCCTCATTGACGGGCTAATAGCCTTTAAGAACAATGACCATGGAGCATGGGCCCGAGGAGGCGATGTCATCTTTAAGAACTGTGG GTTTGCAGACAACGGCATTGGACTCACGCTAGCGAG CGATGGAACTTTCCCCACTGATGAAGGTTCGAGCCTGGAGGTGATGGACTCTATATTTGTAGGGGAGAGCAGTAATGTGGGCAGCCATGGGGGCCAGAACAGATACTGGGGCAAAGGCACCAACAACATATACAGAACACTCCCCCGAAACAA GACTTTCCCGATTCGGGGGTTCCAGGTGTATGATGGTCCAGTGAGGCTTACCAGATGCACCTTTAAGAAGTTCTCCCCCACCGTGGACCGGTTCTCCAGTGCTGTTGGGTTCTCCATGAAGAATGCCTGGCAGGGAAGCCCCCAGAATAACATCTCTGCCATCAAGATGGAGAGAACT GTGGGTCTGAATGTATTCTTTGGGCAGCCAGGCCCATGGTTTGGGGCTAATGACATGGATGGGGACAAGACATCCATCTTCCACGACCTAGACGGCTCTCTTACTGGGTACCCAGACTCCTATGTGGCCCGAGCTGATAACTACCTGATCCGGCACCCTGGCTGCCTCACCGTGCCGCGGTGGAATGGCGTGATTTGCCACGGACAATATGCACAG CTCTACATCCAGGCCCGTCGCCCAGAGAACCTGACCCTTGTCATGATGCGGGAGAGGTACCCCAACCACCCCCTCACTCTGCAGGGGGTCAACCGTGGCGCCCCCTACCAGCAGTACCAGCCTGTGGTCATGCTCCAGCAGGCCTACTCCATCTTCTGGCACAGTGGAGTGCCTGAGGAGATCATCCTGTACCCCATAAACTTCAACAG GAAAGACTGGATCCTGTTGGCGCTCTGCTTCCCCAGAGGAACTGCTTTCAAAGTTGTGTCAGACATCtaccagagagagagcgggagggtgCAGGGCGTGGCACAATATgaccctgctccctccctcagaTCCCTACAGGAAGCACGCAACAGGAATCTCTATCACTACAGTAACAGGACAGG GTACCTCTTCCTTTACCTGCAGGCTGCCCATCAACGCCAGGGACACAGCTACTGCTCAGAGCACGGGTGCGAGAGGGTGAAGATTCAGGCCATCATCCCCTCCTCTGCCCCTAGGGCCtgtcacccccaccccttttccAAAAAGAAGAGCAGCACAGACCCCCCACGCCGGCTGTGGGCGTCAGAGCGTGTGACCACACCCTGCCCCCTGTGTGGGGCCCCGCAG GTGGCTGTGTCTACTGACCCTCTCCAACAGTATGTCAAGATCCAGGTTCTCTCCCTGAGTAGCGCAAGTGTTCAGCAGGGCCTGAAGTCTGCTTTCATTAAG GTAAACGAGGAGGTGTTCCTGTTTGGAATGAAGGGACTGTTTTTTGTGGTAGTGGATGCTTGCACGGGACAGGTGCAAGATAAGAGGCACTTTGAAACGGCGTCAGTCACCCACGGCAACACTGCAGTTGAATCCTACATCATCAGTGCTGTGAATGAGAG GTCCATAGTGCTGGTGTGCTCCAGAGACATCTCAGACCTGTCCAGGGATTCCAGGATCTCTGCCTTTACCAAACTGGGATCTGCAAAGCCCGTCAGCCTCTTCAGGAAAG GAAGTCTGGCTTTTCTGGGGTACAGGGGCCAGCCGTCTCCGCCCTGGGTGAGGACGATCAgccggggctggggggaggagtgggCCACCCTGCAGCATTACGTCCCGCTGGCTCTGCGGACTTATGGGTGCCTGGGGAGAGAGCGGGAACCCCACGGGGCCAACGCCATCCTGGGGGGTCCTCACTGA
- the LOC118215387 gene encoding cell surface hyaluronidase-like isoform X2 — translation MPFPHTMSWNSNLEAAPPGRLQRSRCILGAEQVSVGLPRSRPHMVLLLFLLVWPLSHARIPTGRCHHKNRRLQSWNPGHDEDRTVVIGSGTFLRLDSSATVNSVVIEGGGVLVFNDNSTHRIVLRTRHILIRDNGELHIGSETCPYRGTATIVLYGKSTDQSEVHNFGSKFIGVDEAGTLEMHGRKPVSWTLLARTLNPMGLQFGPYKFERFWGSRGINVRVVDDGTGQILAADRFDTHMFPNDSLRLKEFLDQQPTGVIIAMAVGDSAAKSLSAETREFIIEVLGSKFIKHLGYRQPWALVGILRAGPFSTTERKRPYAWSGTTGTAIARRQFYTYSGVRFTVTAYSEWVKGSPHIGFKVEAMKGLVIDLADDVSSWRPGDRLVVASTDYSMHQAEEFKLLPCPECKRTQVKIDGKPHYLHMGEVVDGVDMRAEVGLLTRNIRVQSEMESACYGYNHCHLFKQDTFGGHIKIQKGFHSFHMSGVELIGLGQQNRGSYPVHFHLAGDVDERGGYDPPTYLDNLSVHHCFSRCVTVHNTHGLLVKDVVGYDTLGHCFFLEDGVEQRNTFYHNLGLLTRPGTILPTDRDETMCLNIRAAVYGDYTPSPSTDCMAVSTFWIANPNNNLIGNAAAGSQDVGMWFIFHRVPTGLSEGWYPEGQAELTPLGIFRSNRVHSNFKAGLFIGKGVKTTHASANNPREYLTIDNARYRPHLDADPTKPRAAALIDGLIAFKNNDHGAWARGGDVIFKNCGDGTFPTDEGSSLEVMDSIFVGESSNVGSHGGQNRYWGKGTNNIYRTLPRNKTFPIRGFQVYDGPVRLTRCTFKKFSPTVDRFSSAVGFSMKNAWQGSPQNNISAIKMERTVGLNVFFGQPGPWFGANDMDGDKTSIFHDLDGSLTGYPDSYVARADNYLIRHPGCLTVPRWNGVICHGQYAQLYIQARRPENLTLVMMRERYPNHPLTLQGVNRGAPYQQYQPVVMLQQAYSIFWHSGVPEEIILYPINFNRKDWILLALCFPRGTAFKVVSDIYQRESGRVQGVAQYDPAPSLRSLQEARNRNLYHYSNRTGYLFLYLQAAHQRQGHSYCSEHGCERVKIQAIIPSSAPRACHPHPFSKKKSSTDPPRRLWASERVTTPCPLCGAPQVAVSTDPLQQYVKIQVLSLSSASVQQGLKSAFIKVNEEVFLFGMKGLFFVVVDACTGQVQDKRHFETASVTHGNTAVESYIISAVNERSIVLVCSRDISDLSRDSRISAFTKLGSAKPVSLFRKGSLAFLGYRGQPSPPWVRTISRGWGEEWATLQHYVPLALRTYGCLGREREPHGANAILGGPH, via the exons GCAGGTGTCATCACAAGAACCGCCGTCTACAAAGCTGGAACCCAGGGCATGACGAAGACCGGACCGTGGTGATAGGGTCTGGAACGTTTCTCAGATTGGATTCTTCTGCTACTGTCAACTCTGTTGTCATAGAGGGAGGAG gagtATTGGTCTTTAATGACAACTCGACACACAGAATTGTGCTGAGAACAAGGCACATTCTGATTCGAGACAATGGGGAGTTGCACATTGGCTCTGAGACGTGCCCCTACAGAGGCACTGCTACCATTGTTCTCTATGGGAAGTCCACAGACCAGAGTGAGGTTCATAACTTTGGGAGCAAGTTCATCGGTGTGGACGAAGCCGGCACGCTGGAAATGCACGGCCGAAAGCCAGTCTCATGGACTCTACTGGCAAGAACCCTGAACCCCATGGGTTTGCAATTTGGACCATACAAATTTGAGAGGTTCTGGGGCAGCAGGGGCATCAACGTAAGGGTTGTGGATGACGGAACGGGTCAGATTCTGGCCGCAGACCGCTTTGACACGCACATGTTCCCGAATGACAGCCTGAGACTCAAAGAGTTCCTCGATCAGCAGCCAACTGGAGTGATCATTGCCATGGCGGTGGGGGACTCAGCAGCCAAGAGCTTATCTGCCGAGACCCGGGAGTTCATCATCGAGGTTTTGGGGAGCAAGTTTATTAAACACTTGGGGTACAG GCAGCCCTGGGCACTGGTGGGCATTTTGCGGGCAGGCCCCTTCTCCACCACAGAAAGAAAGCGGCCCTATGCGTGGAGCGGAACCACAGGCACAGCCATTGCCAGGAGACAGTTCTACACCTACAGTGGGGTCCGCTTCACTGTCACCGCCTACAGTGAATGGGTAAAAG GGTCACCACATATTGGGTTTAAGGTGGAGGCCATGAAGGGGCTAGTGATAGACCTGGCGGACGATGTGTCCAGTTGGAGGCCTGGGGACCGGCTGGTTGTGGCAAGTACTGACTACTCCATGCACCAGGCTGAAGAGTTCAAGCTCCTCCCCTGTCCGGAGTGCAAGCGCACCCAGGTCAAAATCGATG GTAAGCCTCATTACCTCCACATGGGGGAGGTGGTGGATGGAGTGGACATGAGGGCAGAGGTGGGGTTGCTCACCAGGAACATTAGAGTCCAGAGTGAGATGGAGAGCGCTTGCTATGGATACAACCACTGCCACCTCTTCAAGCAGGACACCTTCGGAGGACACATTAAG ATCCAGAAAGGGTTTCACTCATTCCACATGTCCGGGGTTGAGCTGATCGGACTGGGCCAACAGAACCGGGGCAGCTACCCTGTGCACTTCCACCTGGCTGGGGACGTGGACGAAAGGGGAGGGTATGACCCCCCCACCTACCTGGACAACCTGTCTGTCCACCACTGCTTCTCCAGATGTGTCACTGTGCACAACACACATGGGCTGCTG GTGAAGGATGTAGTGGGGTACGACACCTTGGGCCACTGCTTCTTCCTGGAGGACGGTGTGGAGCAGAGGAACACCTTCTACCACAATCTTGGCCTCTTGACCCGTCCCGGCACCATCCTGCCTACTGACAGGGACGAGACCATGTGCCTGAACATACGTGCTGCTGTTTATGGAGATTACACTCCCAGCCCCAGCACCGACTGCAT GGCGGTCAGCACATTTTGGATTGCGAATCCCAATAATAACCTGATCGGCAATGCAGCTGCTGGCTCCCAG GATGTGGGAATGTGGTTTATTTTCCATCGTGTTCCTACGGGACTGTCCGAAGGCTGGTACCCAGAAGGCCAGGCAGAGCTGACGCCACTGGGAATATTTCGGAGCAACAGGGTGCACTCCAACTTTAAA GCTGGGCTCTTTATTGGAAAAGGAGTGAAGACCACACACGCCAGCGCTAACAATCCCAGAGAGTACCTGACGATTGACAATGCCAG GTACCGGCCCCACCTGGATGCAGATCCCACCAAGCCCCGGGCCGCTGCCCTCATTGACGGGCTAATAGCCTTTAAGAACAATGACCATGGAGCATGGGCCCGAGGAGGCGATGTCATCTTTAAGAACTGTGG CGATGGAACTTTCCCCACTGATGAAGGTTCGAGCCTGGAGGTGATGGACTCTATATTTGTAGGGGAGAGCAGTAATGTGGGCAGCCATGGGGGCCAGAACAGATACTGGGGCAAAGGCACCAACAACATATACAGAACACTCCCCCGAAACAA GACTTTCCCGATTCGGGGGTTCCAGGTGTATGATGGTCCAGTGAGGCTTACCAGATGCACCTTTAAGAAGTTCTCCCCCACCGTGGACCGGTTCTCCAGTGCTGTTGGGTTCTCCATGAAGAATGCCTGGCAGGGAAGCCCCCAGAATAACATCTCTGCCATCAAGATGGAGAGAACT GTGGGTCTGAATGTATTCTTTGGGCAGCCAGGCCCATGGTTTGGGGCTAATGACATGGATGGGGACAAGACATCCATCTTCCACGACCTAGACGGCTCTCTTACTGGGTACCCAGACTCCTATGTGGCCCGAGCTGATAACTACCTGATCCGGCACCCTGGCTGCCTCACCGTGCCGCGGTGGAATGGCGTGATTTGCCACGGACAATATGCACAG CTCTACATCCAGGCCCGTCGCCCAGAGAACCTGACCCTTGTCATGATGCGGGAGAGGTACCCCAACCACCCCCTCACTCTGCAGGGGGTCAACCGTGGCGCCCCCTACCAGCAGTACCAGCCTGTGGTCATGCTCCAGCAGGCCTACTCCATCTTCTGGCACAGTGGAGTGCCTGAGGAGATCATCCTGTACCCCATAAACTTCAACAG GAAAGACTGGATCCTGTTGGCGCTCTGCTTCCCCAGAGGAACTGCTTTCAAAGTTGTGTCAGACATCtaccagagagagagcgggagggtgCAGGGCGTGGCACAATATgaccctgctccctccctcagaTCCCTACAGGAAGCACGCAACAGGAATCTCTATCACTACAGTAACAGGACAGG GTACCTCTTCCTTTACCTGCAGGCTGCCCATCAACGCCAGGGACACAGCTACTGCTCAGAGCACGGGTGCGAGAGGGTGAAGATTCAGGCCATCATCCCCTCCTCTGCCCCTAGGGCCtgtcacccccaccccttttccAAAAAGAAGAGCAGCACAGACCCCCCACGCCGGCTGTGGGCGTCAGAGCGTGTGACCACACCCTGCCCCCTGTGTGGGGCCCCGCAG GTGGCTGTGTCTACTGACCCTCTCCAACAGTATGTCAAGATCCAGGTTCTCTCCCTGAGTAGCGCAAGTGTTCAGCAGGGCCTGAAGTCTGCTTTCATTAAG GTAAACGAGGAGGTGTTCCTGTTTGGAATGAAGGGACTGTTTTTTGTGGTAGTGGATGCTTGCACGGGACAGGTGCAAGATAAGAGGCACTTTGAAACGGCGTCAGTCACCCACGGCAACACTGCAGTTGAATCCTACATCATCAGTGCTGTGAATGAGAG GTCCATAGTGCTGGTGTGCTCCAGAGACATCTCAGACCTGTCCAGGGATTCCAGGATCTCTGCCTTTACCAAACTGGGATCTGCAAAGCCCGTCAGCCTCTTCAGGAAAG GAAGTCTGGCTTTTCTGGGGTACAGGGGCCAGCCGTCTCCGCCCTGGGTGAGGACGATCAgccggggctggggggaggagtgggCCACCCTGCAGCATTACGTCCCGCTGGCTCTGCGGACTTATGGGTGCCTGGGGAGAGAGCGGGAACCCCACGGGGCCAACGCCATCCTGGGGGGTCCTCACTGA